One region of Thermus albus genomic DNA includes:
- a CDS encoding glycoside hydrolase family 2 TIM barrel-domain containing protein: protein MRLERAWFLAHGAETPEGLPHGGWREVGLPHQWTLEGLEAEVGWYRLPLPEGGPRRFLRSFGDYYQEAWVDGVHLGRHEGYFFPWLLELPPGGEVLLRVSAPKEPLGVWPRIKRQIKGVLGQHDCRPGGTTERGQERGTGGLWGGVEVWVREEVALLGLTHRLLPRPGGWRLWVRLLVDALRPFREEVHLRIGPENFPGEALEKRAVLEGEGGRGWREVVWDLPEMPLWEVWERGFPHLFRLEAEVLGASLSVPLGFRTVELDGEGWLLLNGKRLFLRGTNIIPTQWLAGYTEALAQQDVALVKEANLNAVRVHAHVTHPAFYRACDREGVLVWQDFPLQWGYAPDEAFAQEALRQAQAMVEALGAHPSIYLWCAQNEPTHNRHTLGPLLAAGLRAADPTRPVKEASDFREHPYPGWYWGQVRDFLALPGAPLPSEFGAQALPRAELLRKVLGEAAWPPNWEVYAYHNFQPHETFRVAGVGLGNSLEEFVESSQGYQARLLQFAIHAYRRAKGRVVGYFQFMLVEPWEGITWAVLDVERVPKKGFFALKEASSPVLLSLVPYRAEVEVGAPPLQEAWLISDLDRPLALKVRLFLEGPESLPLWEEGVTLAPGEARRFFSLGELWESPLEVQARFLPLQEALRRLPPGPYRLVGEAYEGERLWSRQVLEVRFLEPILPLGVAW from the coding sequence GCTGGAAAGGGCGTGGTTTTTGGCCCATGGGGCGGAAACGCCAGAGGGGCTTCCCCATGGGGGTTGGCGGGAGGTGGGCTTGCCCCACCAGTGGACCCTCGAGGGCCTGGAGGCGGAGGTGGGCTGGTACCGGCTTCCCCTTCCCGAAGGGGGGCCAAGGCGCTTCCTCCGCTCCTTTGGGGACTATTACCAGGAGGCCTGGGTGGACGGCGTCCACCTGGGGCGGCACGAGGGGTATTTCTTCCCCTGGCTCCTGGAGTTGCCCCCGGGTGGGGAGGTCCTCCTTAGGGTTTCCGCCCCCAAGGAGCCCCTAGGGGTCTGGCCCCGGATCAAGCGGCAGATAAAGGGGGTCTTGGGGCAACACGACTGCCGCCCCGGGGGAACCACGGAACGGGGCCAGGAACGAGGGACAGGGGGGCTATGGGGCGGGGTGGAGGTCTGGGTGCGGGAAGAGGTGGCCCTTTTGGGCCTCACCCACCGCCTCCTTCCCCGGCCTGGGGGATGGCGGCTATGGGTGCGCCTCCTGGTGGATGCCCTAAGGCCCTTTCGCGAGGAGGTGCACCTTAGGATTGGCCCAGAAAACTTCCCCGGGGAGGCGCTGGAAAAGAGGGCCGTCCTCGAGGGGGAAGGGGGGCGGGGTTGGCGGGAGGTGGTGTGGGACCTGCCGGAAATGCCGTTATGGGAGGTGTGGGAGCGGGGGTTTCCCCATCTTTTCCGCCTCGAGGCGGAGGTTTTGGGGGCCAGCCTCAGCGTGCCCTTGGGCTTCCGCACCGTGGAGCTGGATGGGGAGGGCTGGCTTCTCCTAAACGGGAAGAGGCTATTCCTAAGGGGCACCAACATCATCCCCACCCAGTGGCTTGCCGGCTACACCGAGGCCCTGGCCCAGCAGGACGTGGCCCTGGTCAAGGAGGCCAACCTCAATGCGGTGCGGGTCCACGCCCACGTGACCCACCCCGCCTTCTACCGGGCCTGCGACCGGGAAGGCGTGTTGGTGTGGCAGGATTTTCCCTTGCAATGGGGCTATGCTCCGGACGAGGCCTTTGCCCAGGAGGCTTTGCGCCAGGCCCAGGCCATGGTGGAGGCCTTGGGGGCCCATCCTTCCATCTACCTCTGGTGTGCCCAGAACGAGCCCACCCATAACCGTCACACCCTAGGCCCCCTCCTGGCCGCCGGGCTTCGGGCCGCTGACCCCACCCGTCCGGTGAAGGAGGCCTCCGACTTCCGCGAGCACCCTTACCCCGGCTGGTACTGGGGGCAGGTGCGGGACTTCCTGGCCCTGCCCGGGGCCCCCCTGCCTTCCGAGTTCGGGGCCCAGGCCCTGCCCCGGGCGGAGCTTTTGCGTAAGGTTCTGGGTGAGGCCGCCTGGCCTCCCAACTGGGAGGTCTATGCCTACCACAACTTCCAGCCCCACGAGACCTTCCGGGTGGCGGGGGTGGGGCTTGGCAACTCCCTGGAGGAGTTTGTGGAAAGTTCCCAAGGCTATCAGGCGAGGCTTTTGCAGTTTGCCATCCACGCCTACCGCCGGGCCAAGGGGCGGGTGGTGGGCTACTTCCAGTTCATGTTGGTGGAGCCCTGGGAGGGGATCACCTGGGCGGTTTTGGACGTGGAGCGGGTGCCCAAAAAGGGCTTTTTTGCCCTAAAGGAGGCCAGCAGCCCGGTTCTCCTCTCCCTGGTCCCCTACCGGGCAGAGGTGGAGGTGGGGGCCCCCCCCTTGCAGGAGGCCTGGCTTATAAGCGACCTGGACCGGCCCCTGGCGCTTAAGGTGCGCCTCTTCCTGGAGGGCCCTGAGAGCCTTCCCCTTTGGGAGGAGGGGGTGACCTTGGCCCCGGGGGAGGCTAGGCGGTTTTTCAGCCTGGGAGAGCTTTGGGAAAGCCCCCTGGAGGTCCAAGCCCGCTTCCTTCCCCTCCAGGAGGCCTTGAGGAGGCTTCCTCCTGGGCCTTACCGCTTGGTGGGGGAGGCCTATGAGGGGGAGAGGCTTTGGTCCCGGCAGGTGTTAGAGGTGCGGTTCCTGGAGCCCATCCTCCCCCTGGGGGTGGCCTGGTGA